The proteins below are encoded in one region of Bacillus vallismortis:
- a CDS encoding spore coat protein, whose protein sequence is MNQDHLDPINSLNVPELADTTFALDFLIRAKEGVRNTAVALTETASPDVRALLRKQLMQGIAMHQEITELMISKKWFHPYELSEQYKLDQLSAKNTIMVGNMNLFPVETNRKGMFDRTPDEH, encoded by the coding sequence TTGAACCAAGATCATTTAGACCCTATTAATTCGCTGAATGTGCCTGAACTTGCAGATACCACATTCGCGTTAGATTTTCTGATACGAGCAAAAGAAGGCGTGAGAAATACTGCAGTAGCTTTGACTGAAACCGCATCACCTGATGTAAGAGCCTTGTTACGGAAACAGCTGATGCAAGGAATCGCAATGCATCAAGAAATAACGGAACTCATGATAAGCAAAAAATGGTTCCACCCGTATGAGCTGAGCGAACAATATAAACTGGATCAGCTCTCTGCAAAAAATACGATCATGGTCGGCAACATGAATCTCTTTCCTGTTGAAACAAATCGAAAAGGGATGTTTGACCGGACACCTGATGAACATTAA
- a CDS encoding ZinT family metal-binding protein has translation MGMLSVKRLGILTIGSLLVLAGCQTSGSSKGESNPSSSAIEENSSKTQEQTSEAHDHEHDHGYDHSHVHDEETEKIYEGYFKNSQVKDRQLSDWEGDWQSVYPFLQDGTLDEVFSHKSEHEGDKTAEEYKEYYKKGYKTDVDRIVIQQDTVTFFKNGKESSGKYTYDGYEVLTYDAGNRGVRYIFKLAEKTEGLPQYIQFSDHSIYPTKASHYHLYWGDDRKALLDEVKNWPTYYPSEMDGHDIAHEMMAH, from the coding sequence ATGGGAATGTTATCTGTAAAGAGGTTAGGCATATTAACGATTGGTTCATTACTGGTATTGGCAGGGTGTCAGACATCAGGTTCGTCAAAAGGTGAGTCTAATCCATCATCCTCAGCAATTGAAGAAAACTCTTCTAAAACGCAAGAGCAAACATCAGAAGCTCATGATCATGAGCACGATCACGGCTACGACCATAGTCATGTACATGATGAAGAGACAGAAAAAATTTATGAAGGCTATTTTAAAAACAGCCAAGTAAAGGATCGCCAGCTTTCTGATTGGGAAGGAGACTGGCAATCTGTGTACCCATTTCTTCAAGATGGCACTCTTGACGAAGTATTTTCACATAAATCCGAGCATGAAGGTGACAAGACAGCTGAAGAATATAAAGAATATTATAAAAAAGGGTATAAAACAGATGTTGATCGTATCGTAATCCAGCAAGATACAGTAACGTTCTTCAAAAATGGAAAAGAATCTTCTGGTAAGTATACGTATGACGGATATGAGGTTTTAACATATGATGCGGGCAATAGAGGGGTAAGATACATATTCAAACTAGCTGAAAAAACTGAAGGCCTTCCTCAGTATATTCAATTTAGTGATCATAGTATCTATCCGACTAAAGCTAGTCACTACCATCTGTATTGGGGTGATGACCGTAAAGCTTTACTTGATGAAGTTAAAAACTGGCCTACCTACTATCCGTCAGAAATGGACGGCCACGATATTGCCCATGAGATGATGGCGCACTAA
- a CDS encoding phosphatase PAP2 family protein — protein sequence MTLRRMKKHVIVALFALVLFQSSVSVCDASATAKAKTVTPPPPASGYFVDHYKNNSSANMTVSSNPAIGVLSEFQKLWSPGSTWDSGVKRNSSVLDANIQKVADFAKHRTPLEENAAYFDDRRNQSYSVIDGLGPLTDIYRINAGATTTINSIPADAAIKKYHDEGTNSGSTSSSLGSIVSLVNTLRGPYSSTNPAKGYFQYPRPFRWESNSILVPTLVPAINPDPAKDGGFPSGHTNAAYLSAFAMAYAVPERYQELLTRASELGQNRIVAGMHSPLDVMGGRVMATGLAAAILSDPANQSLKKAAYDEAHQKLLTQTGTAEDRFSDYNMNKNQYTQRLTYGFGRMNSIAKPMVVPKGAEVLLETRFPYLDKKQRRSVLATTGLPSGYPVLDDAEGWGRLDLFSAADGYGAFDKNVTVAMDASKCGFYALDRWRNDISGKGKLTKKGTGTLKLEGNNTYSGGTRIDQGTLEGGSETAFGRGDVSNNRGILKEDVSGKLIIGGDYKQSAKGILELNLSGKHDQFQIKGKAKIKGTLRLHFSDNYIPEDGSTIITYHKRNGSFSSIETTGLPSKYKVKAIYKSNRIQLKVAK from the coding sequence ATGACATTACGAAGGATGAAGAAACATGTAATAGTGGCTTTATTTGCTTTGGTATTATTTCAAAGCTCTGTGAGTGTATGTGATGCGAGCGCAACAGCTAAAGCAAAAACAGTAACGCCGCCGCCACCTGCTTCAGGATACTTTGTGGATCATTACAAAAATAACAGTTCTGCTAATATGACAGTGAGTTCCAATCCCGCGATCGGAGTGCTTTCAGAATTTCAAAAGCTTTGGTCTCCCGGAAGTACTTGGGATAGCGGAGTGAAACGAAACAGCAGCGTGTTGGATGCTAATATTCAAAAAGTGGCTGACTTTGCTAAACACCGCACCCCGCTCGAGGAAAATGCTGCATACTTTGATGATCGCAGGAATCAGAGCTACAGTGTGATTGACGGCCTTGGTCCGCTTACTGATATCTATCGAATAAATGCGGGCGCGACGACAACAATTAACAGTATCCCTGCAGATGCCGCGATAAAAAAATATCATGATGAAGGAACCAATTCCGGCAGCACGAGTTCCAGTCTCGGCAGCATCGTCAGTTTAGTCAATACGTTACGAGGCCCCTATTCTTCAACGAACCCGGCTAAGGGATATTTTCAATATCCACGCCCGTTTCGCTGGGAAAGCAATTCTATTCTTGTCCCAACCCTTGTACCCGCAATTAATCCTGATCCGGCCAAAGACGGAGGATTTCCCAGCGGACATACAAATGCCGCATATCTCAGCGCTTTTGCCATGGCTTATGCCGTGCCGGAGCGTTATCAGGAACTCCTTACCCGGGCTTCAGAGCTCGGCCAAAACCGTATTGTTGCCGGTATGCATTCCCCGCTTGATGTCATGGGAGGACGTGTCATGGCAACTGGATTGGCGGCCGCTATTCTATCTGATCCAGCCAATCAAAGCTTGAAAAAGGCTGCTTATGATGAAGCTCATCAGAAGTTGTTAACGCAAACCGGCACGGCTGAAGATCGATTCAGTGATTATAACATGAATAAAAATCAGTACACCCAGCGATTGACATACGGATTTGGGCGAATGAATTCAATTGCTAAACCTATGGTGGTTCCAAAGGGAGCTGAAGTCCTGCTTGAAACCCGTTTTCCTTACCTTGACAAAAAGCAGCGCCGCTCGGTTTTAGCTACAACAGGCCTTCCTTCCGGCTATCCTGTTCTCGATGATGCGGAAGGGTGGGGAAGGCTTGATCTCTTTTCCGCTGCCGATGGGTATGGCGCTTTTGACAAAAACGTTACCGTGGCCATGGATGCTTCCAAATGCGGCTTTTATGCACTTGATCGTTGGCGTAACGATATCTCCGGCAAGGGAAAGCTGACCAAAAAGGGGACAGGCACATTAAAGCTGGAGGGGAACAATACATATTCCGGCGGCACGAGGATTGATCAGGGAACGCTTGAGGGCGGTTCAGAGACAGCTTTTGGGAGAGGCGATGTTTCAAACAACAGAGGCATCCTGAAGGAAGATGTGTCAGGTAAACTGATCATAGGCGGAGATTACAAGCAATCAGCCAAGGGTATCCTTGAACTCAACCTTAGCGGTAAACATGATCAGTTCCAAATCAAGGGCAAGGCAAAAATAAAGGGGACATTACGCCTCCATTTTTCGGATAACTATATCCCGGAAGACGGCTCCACGATCATCACCTATCATAAGCGTAATGGATCCTTTTCTTCAATCGAAACCACGGGCTTGCCAAGCAAGTACAAAGTGAAGGCCATCTATAAATCCAACCGGATTCAATTAAAAGTTGCAAAATAG
- the nikE gene encoding nickel import ATP-binding protein NikE: MSLLQVKEVSHRYAERSLFKWKFQSQQVLSSISFSIEKGTCFGLLGPSGAGKSTLGKVLLGLERPQSGQILFQGHDIYQAEQSIRRKIRRDLQAVFQDSHSAVNPRMTAEQIIAEPLENYERLTIDEQRRTIIELLERVGLREDDLTKYPHQFSGGQLQRINIARAISLKPKLIVLDESVSSLDMVTQTRILDLLKELKDDFGLSYFFITHDLKAAYQLSDTLGVLDNGTLVELYESKHQFFASDHPAVKEMKSSILAEHPRFRSIGRKPTL, from the coding sequence GTGAGTTTATTACAAGTGAAAGAAGTCTCTCATCGTTATGCGGAGCGTTCATTATTCAAATGGAAATTCCAATCTCAACAAGTCCTATCCAGTATCAGCTTTTCGATTGAGAAGGGTACATGCTTTGGTTTGCTTGGGCCGAGCGGAGCCGGTAAAAGCACATTAGGAAAGGTGCTGCTCGGTTTGGAACGGCCGCAATCGGGCCAAATACTTTTTCAAGGACATGACATATATCAAGCAGAGCAATCAATCCGCCGGAAAATACGCCGCGATCTTCAAGCGGTTTTTCAAGATTCACACTCCGCCGTCAACCCAAGGATGACGGCGGAACAGATTATAGCAGAACCATTAGAAAACTATGAAAGGCTCACAATCGACGAGCAAAGGCGAACCATCATCGAGCTGTTGGAAAGAGTAGGCTTACGTGAAGACGATTTAACAAAATATCCACACCAATTCAGCGGCGGTCAATTGCAGCGAATCAATATCGCAAGAGCAATCTCCCTCAAACCGAAGCTGATCGTATTAGATGAATCAGTCAGCAGTCTGGACATGGTAACTCAAACACGAATATTAGATTTGTTAAAAGAGCTAAAAGACGATTTTGGGTTATCGTATTTTTTTATTACGCATGATTTAAAAGCCGCTTATCAGTTGAGTGACACACTAGGTGTACTGGATAACGGAACATTAGTTGAGCTTTACGAATCCAAACATCAATTCTTTGCATCAGACCATCCAGCAGTAAAAGAAATGAAAAGCTCCATCCTTGCAGAACACCCGCGCTTTCGTTCGATAGGGAGAAAGCCGACGCTATAA
- the nikD gene encoding nickel import ATP-binding protein NikD: METEQSPVLQVKDLHVQAKTQRGMSTLVQDVNLELKRGQILGLIGESGCGKTVTGMSILQMLNQKTTKVEGSISLQGRELNGLADQEMRKIRGKDIAYIMQNPMNAFTPVFTIGHQMIETIRTHTSVNKKQAKELAIEALHHVNLSNPVTLLKSYPFQLSGGMLQRVMIAAAVCLHPAILIADEPTTALDVNNQKTVLKHLDDLRSTCGTAILLISHDLGVIAEMADEVAVMQKGRIAEKADVFQLFDAPHHDYTKKLLDARLTLPIDDRAIGPV; this comes from the coding sequence TTGGAAACAGAACAATCACCGGTGCTGCAAGTGAAAGATTTGCATGTACAGGCCAAAACGCAAAGAGGCATGTCAACCCTTGTGCAAGACGTCAATTTAGAACTGAAGCGCGGTCAAATCCTTGGCCTGATTGGTGAGAGCGGATGCGGAAAAACGGTAACGGGCATGTCCATTCTTCAGATGCTCAATCAAAAAACAACCAAGGTGGAAGGAAGCATTTCATTACAAGGCCGAGAATTAAACGGATTGGCAGATCAAGAAATGCGCAAGATCCGCGGCAAAGATATCGCTTATATTATGCAAAATCCGATGAACGCTTTTACACCCGTTTTTACGATTGGTCATCAAATGATCGAAACCATTCGCACTCATACGTCTGTTAACAAAAAACAGGCGAAGGAGCTTGCAATCGAAGCATTGCATCATGTGAACTTATCCAATCCTGTTACACTTTTAAAATCTTATCCTTTTCAATTAAGCGGCGGAATGCTTCAACGGGTGATGATCGCAGCCGCTGTATGCTTACATCCAGCCATTCTCATTGCGGATGAACCCACCACTGCTCTAGACGTCAATAATCAGAAGACCGTGCTGAAACATTTAGACGACCTGCGCTCTACGTGTGGAACGGCGATTTTGCTCATCTCACATGATCTGGGCGTCATTGCAGAAATGGCGGATGAAGTTGCTGTGATGCAGAAAGGGAGAATCGCAGAAAAAGCAGATGTGTTTCAGCTGTTTGATGCACCACATCATGACTATACAAAGAAGCTATTGGATGCACGTTTGACATTGCCAATTGATGACCGTGCCATTGGGCCAGTTTGA
- the nikC gene encoding nickel ABC transporter permease subunit NikC: MIRGIRRIYKSQKVITVCITILSILFLIAVCAPWIAPNNPVAVHLSYKLHPPSWEFPLGTDHLGRCNLSRLLYGARISLGFAVLIFISSLVIGLIVGTISGYKGGWIDQLLMRFCDGVMAFPNLILVLGLVGIFGPGLPQVILALMLVQWVYYARIFRGMVLSLKEENFIKAAKINGSSQWKIMKKHIIPNVLPPLVVMGTLEMGWAIMDISAMSFLGLGVQPPAAEWGAMIHEGKSYIRTNPELMIYPGMMIMLVVVTFNILGESLSDKYGVKRR, encoded by the coding sequence ATGATCAGAGGCATACGCAGGATATACAAAAGTCAAAAAGTGATAACAGTATGTATTACCATATTGTCCATTCTGTTTCTAATCGCTGTATGTGCCCCTTGGATTGCGCCGAACAACCCTGTTGCTGTTCATTTGTCATATAAGCTGCATCCTCCATCCTGGGAATTCCCTTTAGGAACTGATCATTTAGGAAGATGCAACTTATCCCGCCTATTGTACGGCGCACGAATTTCTCTAGGATTTGCGGTGCTCATTTTTATTTCCTCACTCGTGATCGGCCTCATTGTCGGTACGATTTCGGGATATAAAGGCGGATGGATTGATCAGCTGTTAATGAGATTTTGTGATGGTGTGATGGCCTTTCCGAACTTAATTTTAGTTCTTGGTCTAGTGGGCATATTCGGGCCTGGACTTCCTCAAGTCATTCTGGCCCTCATGCTTGTGCAATGGGTCTATTATGCAAGAATCTTCAGAGGAATGGTGCTTAGCCTGAAAGAGGAAAACTTTATTAAAGCCGCAAAAATCAACGGATCATCACAATGGAAGATTATGAAAAAACATATCATACCTAATGTCCTCCCTCCCCTCGTGGTGATGGGTACATTGGAAATGGGCTGGGCCATTATGGATATATCCGCTATGTCGTTTCTTGGGTTAGGCGTTCAGCCACCGGCTGCGGAATGGGGAGCGATGATTCATGAAGGAAAATCATACATTCGGACGAACCCTGAGTTGATGATTTACCCAGGGATGATGATCATGCTTGTGGTTGTAACATTCAATATATTGGGCGAGAGTCTATCAGACAAATACGGAGTCAAACGTCGATGA
- the nikB gene encoding nickel ABC transporter permease subunit NikB — MGIYILKRIMSIIPVFLIAALLTTGMIQLSPVDPAEAYVAAAHIQPTDDILEQKRHEFGLDQPFFIQYANSILKICQFDFGLSYVSNQPVWDEVALRMPATFELALGSLLIAVLVSVPLGFFAGIKRNRAVDHISRFISFFGASIPTFWLGYMMVFFFSVQLDLFPVEGIGTWQHLVLPSLTLAIPLIAMYTRLLRASVIENLQEPYVQYAKIRGLKKKSIMAKHVLKMAISPMITGLGMNLGKLLTGTIIVEVVFSWPGFGRYFIEAIFNRDIPVIQCYVFIAATFFIVSSLIVDLIQMYIDPRISRKEGQYR, encoded by the coding sequence ATGGGCATCTATATATTGAAACGAATCATGTCTATCATTCCAGTGTTTCTTATAGCTGCACTTCTGACAACTGGAATGATACAACTCTCACCGGTTGACCCGGCTGAAGCGTATGTAGCCGCAGCGCATATCCAGCCAACCGATGACATTTTAGAACAAAAAAGACATGAGTTTGGCTTAGATCAACCATTCTTTATCCAATATGCCAATTCGATTTTGAAGATATGCCAATTCGATTTTGGCTTATCCTATGTTTCGAATCAGCCGGTTTGGGACGAGGTTGCACTCCGAATGCCAGCAACGTTCGAGCTTGCGCTTGGGAGCTTATTGATCGCGGTGCTTGTCAGTGTGCCTCTCGGCTTCTTTGCGGGGATCAAAAGAAATCGTGCAGTTGATCATATCAGTCGCTTTATTTCCTTTTTCGGGGCATCCATTCCGACTTTTTGGTTAGGGTATATGATGGTTTTTTTCTTTTCTGTTCAATTAGATCTTTTTCCAGTAGAAGGAATTGGAACATGGCAGCACCTCGTACTGCCGTCATTGACGCTGGCGATACCTTTAATCGCGATGTATACAAGGCTTTTGCGCGCCAGTGTTATAGAAAATCTGCAAGAACCGTATGTACAATACGCAAAAATCAGAGGGCTGAAAAAGAAAAGCATTATGGCTAAGCATGTATTGAAAATGGCCATTTCTCCGATGATTACAGGCCTGGGAATGAATCTTGGCAAGCTGCTCACCGGAACCATTATTGTTGAAGTGGTTTTTTCTTGGCCTGGCTTTGGCCGTTATTTTATTGAGGCCATATTCAATCGTGACATCCCAGTCATTCAATGCTATGTGTTCATCGCCGCCACCTTTTTTATAGTGAGCAGCTTAATCGTTGATCTTATTCAAATGTATATTGATCCACGCATTTCCAGGAAAGAAGGGCAGTATCGATGA
- the nikA gene encoding nickel ABC transporter substrate-binding protein translates to MLSGRIRLKINITFLFMLIFSIFLAGCTNAGHSSEKKDHNNMVTMAWPRDIGEMNPHVYNPSQLMTQSMVYEPLVSYEAGGKLKPHLAESWDLSNDGKVYTFHLRKNVTFSDGTTFNAKIVKKNFDSILKHPELHSWLGFMTKIVQTKIIDDHTFQLTLTEPYYPTIQELAVVRPVRFLGENGFPKDGDTSKGVTKPVGTGPWVLEEHKTDEYAIFKRNENYWGEKPQVEKIKVKVIPDAETRVLAFEKGELDFIYGEGVISLDAYKQLQSTGQYETSLSEPVAARQLVMNTKKEQLSDERVRQALHYGFNKDAMVEGITSGLEEKADYILPTTFPYTSDIHIKPMKYDAEKAAALLDAAGWKLPNGKTVREKDGKLLEFSMMYDSAESIQKAMAETLQAEWAAIGVKLNLEGVELATQVKRFKANEFDMNFFSNYGAPYDPHTFVNIVASKGFGFNEAISAYPNKEELLKQMEKVPQTTDEKERQKLYSSILTSLQDQGAIVPISYMKKIAIYKKNMTHFTFPANRDEHPFTGIRIKQ, encoded by the coding sequence ATGCTTAGCGGGCGGATTCGTTTGAAAATTAACATTACTTTCTTATTCATGCTCATCTTTTCTATTTTTTTAGCAGGATGTACAAACGCAGGACATTCATCAGAGAAGAAAGATCATAACAATATGGTCACAATGGCTTGGCCTAGAGATATAGGAGAAATGAATCCACATGTCTATAACCCTTCCCAATTGATGACGCAGTCCATGGTATATGAGCCTTTGGTCTCTTATGAAGCGGGCGGAAAGCTTAAACCGCATTTAGCTGAGTCTTGGGATCTATCTAATGACGGCAAAGTGTATACGTTTCATTTGCGTAAGAATGTAACATTTTCAGACGGGACAACCTTTAATGCGAAAATCGTGAAAAAGAATTTTGATTCCATTTTAAAACATCCTGAGTTGCATAGCTGGTTAGGGTTTATGACAAAAATAGTTCAAACAAAAATAATCGATGATCATACATTTCAATTGACACTCACTGAACCCTATTATCCCACCATTCAGGAGCTGGCAGTTGTACGGCCTGTTCGGTTTTTAGGCGAGAATGGATTCCCGAAGGACGGCGATACATCAAAAGGCGTCACTAAACCTGTCGGGACGGGTCCATGGGTATTGGAAGAACATAAAACCGATGAATATGCGATTTTTAAACGAAATGAAAATTATTGGGGTGAAAAGCCTCAGGTCGAGAAAATCAAGGTGAAAGTCATCCCGGACGCAGAAACAAGAGTGCTCGCGTTTGAAAAAGGCGAACTGGATTTCATTTACGGTGAAGGCGTCATCAGTTTGGATGCATATAAGCAGCTGCAATCGACAGGCCAATATGAAACAAGCCTTTCTGAACCGGTAGCGGCGAGACAGCTTGTTATGAATACGAAAAAAGAACAGCTGTCTGATGAACGTGTTCGCCAAGCCCTTCATTATGGCTTTAATAAAGACGCCATGGTGGAAGGCATTACCTCCGGGTTAGAAGAAAAAGCAGATTATATTTTGCCGACAACTTTCCCATATACATCTGATATTCATATAAAGCCCATGAAATATGATGCGGAAAAAGCGGCAGCGTTATTAGATGCGGCAGGCTGGAAGCTCCCGAATGGAAAGACGGTGCGTGAGAAAGACGGAAAGCTGCTTGAATTTAGTATGATGTATGATTCCGCGGAATCCATTCAAAAAGCAATGGCAGAAACGCTGCAAGCAGAATGGGCGGCCATTGGAGTGAAGCTGAATCTTGAGGGAGTAGAATTGGCGACTCAGGTAAAACGGTTCAAAGCGAATGAATTTGATATGAACTTCTTTAGCAACTACGGCGCGCCTTATGACCCGCATACATTTGTAAACATTGTCGCGTCAAAAGGGTTTGGATTTAATGAAGCGATTTCTGCCTATCCAAACAAAGAAGAGTTATTAAAGCAGATGGAAAAGGTTCCTCAAACAACTGATGAAAAAGAGCGCCAAAAGCTTTACTCATCTATTTTAACATCCCTTCAAGATCAGGGAGCCATCGTTCCAATCTCTTATATGAAAAAGATAGCGATCTATAAAAAGAATATGACACACTTCACTTTCCCTGCTAATCGTGACGAACATCCATTTACAGGTATCCGCATAAAGCAGTAG
- a CDS encoding SDR family oxidoreductase, which produces MKEAKDFLKKNDLKEDDTKMSIKNKVVLVTGGSSGIGAATVDLLAENGATVIAAARRTDKLETLVSTLLQKGYHADYKQLDVTDFEQMQHTVQEIIKAYGKIDVIVNNAGVMPLSKLESLKIAEWNRMIDVNIRGVLHGIGAVLPIMKEQNSGHIVNLASIGSYEITPTAAVYCATKYAVRAITEGLRQEATNNIRTTVIAPGVTESELADHITDKQASEAMIEYRRQALPASAIAQAILYAISQPVEIDVSELIVRPTLSL; this is translated from the coding sequence GTGAAAGAAGCTAAAGATTTCTTAAAGAAAAATGACTTAAAAGAGGATGATACAAAGATGAGTATAAAGAATAAAGTTGTTCTTGTCACCGGTGGAAGCAGCGGTATTGGAGCAGCAACTGTTGATTTATTAGCTGAGAATGGAGCTACAGTAATAGCAGCAGCGCGGAGAACAGATAAGTTAGAAACACTCGTATCCACTCTTCTCCAAAAAGGATATCATGCAGATTACAAGCAACTGGATGTCACAGACTTTGAACAAATGCAGCATACCGTCCAAGAAATTATAAAAGCATACGGCAAAATCGATGTCATCGTAAATAATGCGGGTGTAATGCCATTATCTAAATTGGAATCTCTGAAAATCGCAGAATGGAATCGTATGATCGATGTAAATATTCGTGGAGTCCTGCATGGTATTGGCGCTGTTTTGCCTATAATGAAAGAGCAGAATAGCGGACATATCGTCAATTTAGCTTCCATAGGCTCATATGAGATTACCCCCACTGCAGCTGTTTATTGCGCAACCAAGTATGCTGTCCGTGCCATCACAGAAGGCTTGCGACAGGAAGCAACGAATAATATTCGAACAACTGTAATTGCACCGGGCGTAACGGAATCAGAACTAGCCGATCATATTACGGATAAACAGGCGAGTGAAGCTATGATCGAATACCGCAGACAAGCGCTTCCTGCTTCTGCTATTGCACAGGCCATTCTATATGCAATCTCGCAGCCAGTAGAGATCGATGTAAGTGAATTAATTGTCAGACCTACTCTATCACTATAA
- a CDS encoding Atu4866 domain-containing protein encodes MDEKNNYSYGGLWVTKDRYIRHELLSDGRYIEARGNVECAYTGHYQITGDHIEYQDDTGFTADGDFKNGILYHAGMVLHRERS; translated from the coding sequence ATGGATGAAAAAAACAATTATTCTTACGGTGGGCTTTGGGTTACCAAAGATCGGTATATCAGGCATGAACTGCTGTCCGATGGTCGCTATATTGAAGCTCGCGGCAATGTCGAATGCGCCTATACAGGTCATTACCAAATAACAGGTGACCACATTGAATATCAAGATGATACAGGATTCACAGCTGATGGAGATTTTAAAAACGGAATCTTATATCACGCAGGGATGGTCCTGCATCGTGAAAGAAGCTAA
- a CDS encoding AraC family transcriptional regulator → MSLEEQLQLKEEELTNLVSSFAAKEGTNVTSISGLEFIRSAKPLVPVHIMHEPALCIVLQGRKVISIIGEDFFYGKGEYLVVAVDLPVIGEILQASEMEPYLCLRLNFNLMQIAEVSKEYKQHSTNHHATGRGIFVDQTDEVILDALIRLVKLLHSPDDTEILAPLIIKEILYRIMQGKHGHTVKSLVAKGSKLSEVAAALDYLRNHFSHEIKIDGLAKKVNLSPSALYHHFKQITTMTPVQYQRALRLHEARRLIIGKKMRVADAAFLVGYESPSYFNREYRKMFGKPPGKDRKENLNLYNVYQIKKSHTLRLLSI, encoded by the coding sequence ATGTCTCTAGAAGAGCAATTGCAATTGAAAGAAGAGGAGCTTACAAATCTAGTGTCATCCTTTGCTGCCAAGGAGGGTACGAACGTAACGTCAATCTCTGGGTTGGAATTTATTCGATCTGCCAAGCCGCTGGTGCCTGTACATATTATGCATGAACCTGCTTTGTGTATTGTTCTGCAAGGAAGAAAAGTGATTTCTATAATTGGAGAAGACTTCTTTTACGGAAAAGGGGAATACTTAGTCGTGGCAGTCGATCTTCCTGTTATCGGAGAAATTTTACAAGCAAGTGAGATGGAACCTTATTTATGTCTTCGATTGAATTTTAACTTGATGCAAATTGCAGAGGTCTCAAAAGAGTATAAGCAACATAGCACTAATCATCATGCTACAGGGCGAGGAATATTTGTTGATCAGACAGATGAGGTCATTCTGGATGCACTTATCCGACTTGTGAAACTACTTCATTCCCCTGATGATACAGAAATACTTGCACCTTTAATCATCAAGGAAATTCTATACCGCATTATGCAGGGAAAGCATGGTCATACAGTAAAAAGCCTTGTTGCCAAGGGGAGTAAATTATCCGAAGTGGCTGCTGCTCTGGATTATTTAAGAAATCATTTTTCTCATGAAATCAAGATAGATGGACTAGCTAAAAAAGTAAACCTTAGCCCATCGGCTTTATATCACCATTTTAAACAAATTACAACCATGACTCCGGTCCAATACCAGAGAGCTTTACGTCTTCATGAAGCAAGGCGGTTGATTATCGGGAAAAAAATGAGGGTTGCTGACGCTGCCTTTCTAGTTGGCTATGAAAGTCCTTCTTATTTTAATAGAGAGTATAGAAAGATGTTCGGCAAGCCTCCAGGGAAAGATCGTAAAGAGAATCTGAATTTATATAATGTGTATCAAATCAAGAAGTCGCATACGTTGCGACTTCTATCCATTTAA